In the genome of Malania oleifera isolate guangnan ecotype guangnan chromosome 5, ASM2987363v1, whole genome shotgun sequence, the window CGTGCGCATGATGATCTGTGTGTGGGTGTGGGTGTATGCAGGCACACAATTATTTGTGTCATTGGTCAATCATTTATGGAAATCTACGGGGTACAGTATAGATAAGAGGCTACATTGACAGCTGAGTTTTTTAAATTACTTGTCTTGAGACAGCCAGCTGGATCTTCAAATGTTGGCATTCAACTGTCCTGAGGTTTTGTGTAGAGATGTAATGCCCCATTTTGCTTCTTTGAAGGGATGCAGATTTTAATGACAGGATATCCTCCTATCTTGATAAAGAATATCAAGAATTTTTTTCACATAGGACCAAATTTTTGGTAGATGGAATGAGGAGACAAATCAATGAAGTTGCTGATTATCTCAGTTTCTTCCAGCATGGTTCAAAGAAGAGATCTGAATATTTTCTAtcgaaagaaaaaggaagaaggatTGTCTCTTGAGTGAAATTCTGGAACTGAAAATAACTTGTGGTTGAAGCTCTGTTTGATTGAAGTTCTTACCAAGTTACCATGGTTGCATATCTCTGTTTGTCATTTGACCCCTAAATCTGTATATTAAAGTCTATTTATCAACATCATATGTGGAATGTTAGCTCTCTCTTGGGCTGATGTTCAAATAATTATCTTTAGGATACAAGCAATGCAAAAGTCTTCACCTCTATGAAGCTGAACTTTCTGTGCTACAATTGCCTTGATGACAAGTCATCCATGTGACTGGGttctagattttttatttttatttttaggtgTGGGAATTTAGGCTTGCAGTTTGaagacatttgaaaatttttaatctGAAATGCAAACACTATAATCGAAAGTTTTTATACTGATGAAAGTGTATACTGAAGAAACCAAAACCCCAATCTGAAAGTACAGATAATGCATAAGCATTTATACCAATGATGCCTTGCTGATGTCCACGTGACTAATTTTTGGTTGCTTTGGTATATGATTCCTGATCACACATCTGCAAAAGCATGAGCCTGTTCCCCATTCTCCCATTTTTGTTAACAAATGATTGACCATGATCAATTAAGGGCTGCAATATAGAATTTTGAGAGATGAACCACcattttgaagaaattcttgTTTCATTTGCACAAACtgtcccctttttttttttcattcaaggTTTATCAACATTCTTGAAGAACTCAAGCATTTTTCTCCTTTAAGAACAAGACTTGTCCCGAGATGGAATGATGAAACgaccataaatttttttattgcacTGCCCAAGGAACAACGGGGTGAAGAAGAATTGATTTGAGAAAATCACTTctcatattaatttatataaaacatgaaaaaaaaaattcatattttgtttTAAAGTTGAATGTCATTGAGGGGCTGTTTGGTTCGGTTCCCAAATAAGTTTATCATCTTGTGGGAGTATGTTTGTCCGCTTCACTCGTGATTGGAATATAAGATGCTTGTTGTTCCTCGGATGTGCTCAAATTGTTCCTTCGATTGTCCGTGTAGACACTTCTTAAGATTAAATCACATGAGACATCAACAATTAATCCCCCCATCTAATTCATTATGATTCCATATTAACGCTCTTTAGCAATGAGATTATTTAAAGCAATTGCCTCGTCATTAACTAGTTAGTATTTTTGGGGCACATTACAGTGCTATTAGATCCCACCCTTTTTTGTCCAATTCTGTTAAAGAGAAAGTGTCAAAAGCTAGTTGGAGAAATTAGTCAGAGCAGGATATCAGAAGAGAATTACTAGCATCTGTATCAGTCACTGAAGATCAACAATTTCATTTCTGAAATTTGTTTTGGTGGAGAGGATTTTCTCTGTGCCTACTGATTtacatagaaaaaaaattatatacacaGAAGTTTTTATGTGGGACAGAAGcccaaaataaaaaagaaaaggggaaTTGTGGGGGAGGAAAGAATGAATCAGAGGATCATGTCAAATCTGTGGAGGGTGCTCTTTGTTCTTTATCTTTCATGAGTGACTCAACCGAGAGGTGAGTTCTGAAAACGCATCTTCTTCGCATGGAATAGTCAGACCTCCTGTTGGATAGTTGAAGCTGAATTCTTCCTCGGATCGGTTAAGCAACTCCAAGAATGAAGGATGATTCAGGTAAGATATTGGAACAACAAACCGCTTCCGCTTGATTTCTCCTACATAAACTGCAATGTGGCCTTTTGCAACACCAACCTGGTTTCTATTGAGGGATCGTAGTTTAAGAATCTGCTTGGCACTAGGAATCATGGAGAGCAAATGGACGGCCATGAGTATATATTCCGAATTGTTGCAGAAGGAAGTTCACTGAAAGGATCCAAGTAGTTTATGCTGATGTAGAACTTGTAGTGGAATTGCTAGAGCCCTGTATGTATGGAAATTTTGGACCTGCAGTTTCTGGTgttcatatttaattatttatagaGAAAAGGTAGTTGGATCATCAGTAGAGCTCAATGGGGTCTATGTGGTCTGACTGATGTGTAGTTGGGTGTGCTGTGATCCTCTTAGGGACCTCAGCACATGAATGCTCGCATGGGTTTGCCCACGCAGTTTAGTAAGTCCAATTCTCTCTGCTATCTCATCCGTTCACTGGCCAATGATGCAGTAGCCCTACATGTTCCCCTGCAAACAAACAAACAGAGGCATTTTCCACAGCTAATGATCTGGGTTTTTGCCTGCTGAGATGATGATAAAAGCTTTGGACCAACTACACAAAGAACAGGGAGACCATAGTGATAAATGCAGAAATGGAACCTTCAGACAGTGCTTTATTTGTAATATTCATCAATCCCTGCTTCCAGTCATTACCATTGTCAATCACCCCAGTGATTTCCTGACAGTCACCATGGTAGCTAGCTTGAGGAATTGTCTCTATATAATAAATTATTGTCTCAAAGGAGAAACTCTGTATAGAAGGAACACATTTGGTTTTGTTTAGTGTATACatgattactttttttttttcccaacttTCTTTACAAATGGAGGGGCAGGGGTAAGGGCAAGTGAATTAAAATGTGCCCTTAGGAGAGGGCGACAAGTTACATGGCCTGCCCTTTGACACTCCTCACCCCACAACATACCTTAAAGAGAATTGAACTTTGCCTCAAGCATGGACATGATGAAAAACCAGCAGGCCAAATGTTTCGATTTACGAGGATCACAAAAGGATTAGGCCATTAAGAACTAGCTTCGTCTTCACTATCTTATCGTATGTTAGTATGATGCATGGAAAATAATGCCAACTAATGATGAGGAACCTGCACACTTCTTATTTTGAAACTGTTAATTGGGTAGGGATCGAGAGGCCGAAGTTGGAAATGTTGAGGTTGCTATCGTGGTTGACAAGGTTGCTACGGGGCTCGACATCTAGGCGAGTGACGGGTTTTCAGTGGCATATTGTAACAATGTCTTTCAATATCTCCACTCACTCAATACCATTTGAAACCAAAAAcctattaagaaaaaaaaatcaaaaaatttacattttcatatttgattataaAGAAAGTGAGAAATAAGACAAAAAAACATactaaatttataattttatacacttacaagtttaatttttaaaattttttattttcaataatatttagcatagaaaataatttt includes:
- the LOC131154942 gene encoding auxin-responsive protein SAUR21-like, translated to MAVHLLSMIPSAKQILKLRSLNRNQVGVAKGHIAVYVGEIKRKRFVVPISYLNHPSFLELLNRSEEEFSFNYPTGGLTIPCEEDAFSELTSRLSHS